One genomic window of Bradyrhizobium sp. CCGE-LA001 includes the following:
- the ndk gene encoding nucleoside-diphosphate kinase, whose amino-acid sequence MAIERTFSIIKPDATERNLTGAVNAVIEKAGLRIVAQKRIRMTKDQAETFYAVHKARPFFGELVDFMISGPVVVQVLEGEGAIAKYREVMGATDPAKAAEGTVRKLYAKSIGENSVHGSDAPETAAIEIAQFFSGNEIVG is encoded by the coding sequence ATGGCCATCGAACGCACCTTTTCGATCATCAAGCCCGACGCGACCGAGCGTAATCTGACCGGCGCGGTCAACGCCGTGATCGAGAAGGCGGGCCTGCGCATCGTCGCGCAGAAGCGCATCCGCATGACCAAGGACCAGGCAGAGACCTTCTATGCCGTCCACAAGGCGCGCCCGTTCTTCGGCGAGCTCGTCGACTTCATGATCTCCGGCCCGGTCGTGGTGCAGGTGCTGGAAGGCGAGGGCGCCATTGCCAAATATCGTGAGGTGATGGGCGCGACCGATCCGGCCAAGGCCGCCGAGGGCACCGTCCGCAAGCTCTACGCCAAGTCGATCGGCGAGAATTCGGTGCACGGCTCGGATGCGCCGGAGACGGCCGCGATCGAGATCGCTCAGTTCTTCTCGGGCAACGAGATCGTCGGCTGA
- a CDS encoding TerC family protein, giving the protein MDWLWQIFDPATIGAFFTQFRNEMAAPTFWLAVGKIIWINILLSGDNALVIALACRGLSPRHRLWGMIFGAGAAVMLRIIFTGIVATLMELPYLKLIGGLALIVIAAKLLVPENEDEDDVDAASHLWQAIQIVVVADIVMSLDNVIAVAAAANGSVPLLVLGLAVSVPLIVAGAALIMALLTKLPVLVWAGAALLGWISGEVIATDPAVAPKLHTLFDGRLGAALDGVLGAFRIPPQFAHGGAGGEYFCAVLGILVVLIVGSIWRRRSLTAAALESSERHAKASAE; this is encoded by the coding sequence GTGGACTGGCTCTGGCAGATCTTCGATCCCGCTACGATCGGGGCATTCTTCACCCAGTTTCGCAACGAGATGGCAGCGCCGACCTTCTGGCTCGCGGTCGGCAAGATCATCTGGATCAACATCCTGCTCTCCGGCGACAATGCGCTGGTGATCGCGCTTGCCTGCCGCGGTCTGTCGCCGCGGCACCGGCTCTGGGGCATGATCTTCGGTGCCGGCGCAGCCGTGATGCTGCGGATCATCTTCACCGGCATCGTCGCAACTCTGATGGAGCTGCCCTATCTCAAGCTGATCGGCGGCCTCGCGCTGATCGTGATCGCCGCAAAGCTCCTGGTGCCGGAAAACGAGGACGAGGACGACGTCGATGCCGCCTCGCATCTGTGGCAGGCCATCCAGATCGTCGTGGTCGCCGACATCGTCATGAGTCTCGACAATGTCATCGCGGTGGCCGCCGCTGCCAATGGCAGCGTGCCGCTGCTGGTCCTCGGCCTGGCCGTCAGCGTTCCGCTGATCGTCGCCGGTGCCGCGCTGATCATGGCACTGCTCACGAAGCTGCCGGTGCTGGTCTGGGCTGGTGCGGCGCTGCTCGGCTGGATCTCGGGCGAGGTGATCGCGACCGATCCTGCCGTCGCGCCGAAGCTGCATACGCTGTTCGACGGCCGGCTCGGCGCTGCGCTGGATGGCGTGCTCGGAGCCTTCCGCATCCCGCCGCAATTTGCCCATGGCGGTGCAGGCGGCGAATATTTCTGCGCGGTCCTCGGCATCCTCGTCGTGCTGATCGTCGGCAGCATCTGGCGCAGGCGCAGCCTGACCGCGGCGGCACTCGAATCGTCCGAGCGGCACGCCAAGGCCTCGGCCGAGTAG